The following nucleotide sequence is from Amia ocellicauda isolate fAmiCal2 chromosome 14, fAmiCal2.hap1, whole genome shotgun sequence.
GTACCAGTTGTCTCTCTCTGGATTGTACTCCATGACATCTGTGGATTTCCTGTTGGATCCCTTCTTTTCCATTCTGGCTGCTGCTTGTGTCATCTCATTCAGCTGTTCTAAAAGCAGTTTCCTGTCCCTCATGTTCTTGTCATGGGCCGACACATCTGCCACATTCTGGTGCACAAACTGACATTTTGGTTTCTTCCCCACTTCCTTCATTCTAAGAAAGGCATGGACCACAATCTGTAGGATGTCCTTCATTTCAGTGGAGTTTTCCATGGCTATGTTGATTATTGTTATGTCACTTAACCCAACCACCAGTGTTGCCAGTTCATTATCATGCTCGTAGCTGTCAGCCAGCTGTGCCAGCTCTGGAGATTTCAATCCTTCAGTGTCGATAACCATAACAAAGTCACATTTCAGCATCTTTTTAAAATTGTCCTTGACTTTAATCAACAACATAAAGGCACCTCTTGTGCATCTGCCACTGCTGACAGCAAACTGACACCAAACATTGTGTTGAGAAGAGTTGACTTCCCGGTACTTTGGACTCCTAACACGGTGACAACTAATAATCTGCTGTTGGACTGCACTTCATGATGGAGTGCAGTTAGAACATCTGTCACCCATTTTATAGGGATATTGGATGCATCTCCATCCACTAATTCAAGAGGGAAGCCAACCAACAAAAGCTTAGCACACAATGTAGGAAGGTGTTGCATTTGTTGTTGATAGGGGTCATTGGAAGGGAGGGAGCTGGCTGCTTCATACAGCTGACCCATTTCTCGTAAGAAGTGTTCAACCCCTAATGAACTGTTTGAAATCTGCTTATCCAGGTCAGCAATTAGGTCTTTGTTTTCTGAAGAATTCTGACACACTTCTCTGTACTTCTCCCGCAGGCCTGAAAGGTTTTTACGAGATAAAGCATCCAAATGAATTCTCATCCACTTGAGAAAATAAGTCCGCTCAGTGATTGAACTTGATATTCCTGCTATGAAACATGTCATGACTTCAGTCATGTTGTAACTCGCTTGCTGTTTTCTCAGTTGTTGCTTCTTATTCTTAAGTTCACTCTTATATGCTTCAATGTTTTTATCCCGTGCCTTTTTCAGTCGGCACTCCTCCTTCTCTAACTTTGCTAGTTCTTTCCAGACCTTTCCTTGCAATGGCAACTGTCTGTTCTTGTACTTCGGGATGTCAGATATGTTTGATGTGATTGCATTGGCTTTCTGCTTGGCCTCTTGACATTCGGGACAGTCTTCATCTACAGGAATCCCTAATTCATGGGCCACTTCAGACATACTTTCCACTTTCACTTTGGATGGGCTCCTCTGAAGGACATTATTCACAGTGGAACGCAGTTTTTTGACAAATTCTGCATCATTCATCTGTTTACTCTTGATAATGATATTgcttggttttaattttaattctgaAGCAATTTTTTTCAGAGACTCTGCACTGAAGGTCTTACATTGTGAATTTCCTACCAAAAACAGCTCAGCTTTCATTTGCTGGGGGGTCAGGAGTTTGTAGCTATGCTCTAAATCAtggaaaaatatgaaaactgCTGTAGAAGTTTGGCACAAAAAGGAATATTGTGTCTCAAAGGAACTGATATCACCTCGGAGATTGGCCACAGCTACAGGCTCTGTAAAGATGTCTATGTTTCTGTTTCCACCTGGCAAATACCAGCTTATTTCTACCAGAATGTCTGAAATTCTACAAGGGCTGTCTCCAAACTCCATGTCATGATGTACAAAGGTATCATGGTATTGTTGGGGGTTGCTCAAGATCTTGTTCAAAATGTGCGACTACAATCACCCAGTCTGACAAAAGACATCACTGGGAGATCAGTGAGAACTATATTATCTTCAACAAAACCTCTTGTGTCTGCTAAGGAATGGGGTCTGAACTTCTTCACAATGTCCCTCATGGCCCACAGCATTAGCGTACACTGCTGCTTATCACAGTTGGGGAGCAAGAGGGGCACAGAAAACTGACACATTGACATCTTCAAAACCATCTCCTGCTGAAGGAAACTGTCAGCACAGAGGAATAGAGCTGTTATAATGTCCAGGGGATTAATTACATTACTGCTATACAGGTCAACACTCAAGTGAGCCAGAACACTGTCAATATCTTGGGGTGTTTCATCTGGGTTAGAAGTGGCACACTTGGCATTTCTAGCTGTGACATTGGCCATTATAAGTTTTTTTAAGAAGCACGAAGGAAGAGATGTCAGAGAATCTGTCGGTTCATATGTAATATTCGTCTCATCAATCTGAAGGACAGTACTCAGTGTTAGTTTATTTtccaactgatgctccaatccCAAGGCATGTAGCAGGTCTTCCAGACAGGTTTCTGTTAAGAaaatagaatacatttttattaatttgttcattcatttgtttAGTTAGGCTCGAGAGGATACTAGGGTTTTATGTTTCTGTATGTCCAATTGTTTTGATCATCCACACACTGTATAATACAAACATGTCTTTTGCACCCTAACCCTGCTCTAGTGTTTCCTGAACCCTACCTTCACAGCCCAGATGTCATGTCCAAATGTGTCACATCATGTATGGAAAGGTTTTGTTTGCAGAAGGCACTTACTTGTTTTAACTGATATTGAGACAGCCTGGCTTTGATGATTATTTTCAAGCACTGTAGAGACGTTGAAGGTGTAAACAGTTCCTTTTTCTAGATTTAAGATGGTAGCAGTACTGGACTCTGTGTTAATTACTTGTAATGCTTCACCAGAAGTGGCATAAGTTACTTTAAACTTGAATGTGATCCCTTCCATGTCAGCTGGCTTCACCCAGCTCAGTGTGACTGATTTGCTTGTGATGTTATCTGTCTTTATCTTTCCAGGTGGAGAGAGCTCTGTAAGagaaattacatttacaattatttaaatattatgcaCACAATATAGAAAGACTTTCCTGCAATCAACATGATAGCAGCTACTATTACTTCATTGTGAGTATGTGTAACAGCGCACTGTGTGTACATGAGCTCGTTACAGTAACGTAACCCCTCTGTACATAAGTACAGTGataaacttcccgcattgggaGACACGGACTTTTGGAGTGGTGTGCTTATCGCTCTACTGGGTGGAGCTGTGCGGTGCAGTGCGCTCAGAGGAGCGTCTGTATGATGTACACTACCTGtcaaagttttagaacacctcaatttttccagtttttattgaaatgtacgaagtttaatgtctcagtgtactctgaaattaaagaatagaacaaataaacaattggagataaaaaaaggaatcatggaattgttttaacaaaatgtaaccccttaagcctTTAAAAGGGCATCAAATCCATAcgtttctctttaatcccatgtctACTCTCCACTGTTGTGTTTATTGTTTGTCAAGTGTTTGGTATTCCATGAAaactgagactctcagctttctaatgatgtgaagcattctctgatgtgaaaaatctgTTTTCTATACCCTCCCCCACATTTTTACGCCCCCCCATCCGCATtgtgaaatgggggggtggggggatacttggtctgagtaggaataaaaaatctcagaaaatattgacaattatgacatattctggaaccagacagtctactgatcaaaacaagaccatccacgttttgatagaagcaacacacacccgtagagagctcaaaatgtcaagatggaaaactctgtttacagtgtactaatacacaacggttttacataattggatctgaacttctctgtgtttgatagaacatcaaataatatatcaaataatataattgttaggttgttctgaacataACTGTTCCTCGGCTACGGCCGATCGTGGAGGGGGGGTACTGTCACGGCACAATCTAGCACTTCCACTGtcccccactagatgtcaccatcacCCTGCCTTATCAAACAACATCCCTGttacccttgtgcacttctgcaaTCACCCTCTTCTC
It contains:
- the LOC136768524 gene encoding LOW QUALITY PROTEIN: up-regulator of cell proliferation-like (The sequence of the model RefSeq protein was modified relative to this genomic sequence to represent the inferred CDS: inserted 2 bases in 2 codons), whose product is MANVTARNAKCATSNPDETPQDIDSVLAHLSVDLYSSNVINPLDIITALFLCADSFLQQEMVLKMSMCQFSVPLLLPNCDKQQCTLMLWAMRDIVKKFRPHSLADTRGFVEDNIVLTDLPVMSFVRLGDCXSHILNKILSNPQQYHDTFVHHDMEFGDSPCRISDILVEISWYLPGGNRNIDIFTEPVAVANLRGDISSFETQYSFLCQTSTAVFIFFHDLEHSYKLLTPQQMKAELFLVGNSQCKTFSAESLKKIASELKLKPSNIIIKSKQMNDAEFVKKLRSTVNNVLQRSPSKVKVESMSEVAHELGIPVDEDCPECQEAKQKANAITSNISDIPKYKNRQLPLQGKVWKELAKLEKEECRLKKARDKNIEAYKSELKNKKQQLRKQQASYNMTEVMTCFIAGISSSITERTYFLKWMRIHLDALSRKNLSGLREKYREVCQNSSENKDLIADLDKQISNSSLGVEHFLREMGQLYEAASSLPSNDPYQQQMQHLPTLCAKLLLVGFPLELVDGDASNIPIKWVTDVLTALHHEVQSNSRLLVVTVLGVQSTGKSTLLNTMFGXQFAVSSGRCTRGAFMLLIKVKDNFKKMLKCDFVMVIDTEGLKSPELAQLADSYEHDNELATLVVGLSDITIINIAMENSTEMKDILQIVVHAFLRMKEVGKKPKCQFVHQNVADVSAHDKNMRDRKLLLEQLNEMTQAAARMEKKGSNRKSTDVMEYNPERDNWYIPGLWHGNPPMAPVNAGYSESVSEFKRNMIEVFKECKNKAHTNQITEFLEWTRSLWKAVKYENFIFSFRNSLVADAYSKLCTEFNKWEWSFREHMYTWESNAETKISNFGTVSLQPQPSNIDDFLNKLKCEAAILLKRREKEILDNLAEYYERQEGHIYLMEKYREDFVNSAKSLCREIEISLKNTLEAAFEIQKGMKKLDNIKKNHAAVMKRKVLELLDRCRKVKADFSEEDLDKEFQNMWMKTVSELSFKGLQRRDVPQDAFIQLRFNLVRQGGSVHEMLNEVKHLYQCG